In one window of Neisseria subflava DNA:
- a CDS encoding alanine/glycine:cation symporter family protein, with protein MDQFFEQLHGWVNAINDPMWSGLVYMLLGAGLFFTVTTGFVQFRLFGRSIKEMLGGRKQGDDPHGITPFQAFVTGLASRVGVGNIAGVAIAIKLGGPGAVFWMWVTALIGMSSAFVESSLAQLFKIRDYDNHHFRGGPAYYITQGLGQKWLGVLFALSLIFCFGFVFEAVQTNTIADTTKAAWGWDQHYVGVALVILTAPIIFGGIRRVSKAAEIIVPLMAVLYLVIALFIIVTNISLIPEVFGQIFSNAFNFDSAAGGFLGGLISTTMMQGIKRGLYSNEAGMGSAPNAAAAAEVKHPVSQGMIQMLGVFVDTIIVCSCTAFIILTYQQPYGDLSGAALTQAAIVSQVGKWGAGFLAVILFMFAFSTVIGNYAYAESNVQFIKSHWLVTAIFRMLVLAWVYFGAVANVPLVWDMADMAMGIMAWINLVAILLLSPLAFLLLKDYTAKLKMGKDPEFKLSEHPGLKRKIKSDIW; from the coding sequence ATGGATCAATTTTTTGAACAGCTTCACGGCTGGGTAAACGCCATCAACGACCCAATGTGGTCGGGGTTGGTATATATGCTTTTAGGCGCAGGCCTCTTTTTCACCGTTACCACCGGTTTTGTACAATTCCGCCTCTTCGGCCGCAGTATCAAAGAAATGTTGGGTGGACGCAAACAAGGTGATGATCCGCACGGAATTACACCGTTCCAAGCATTCGTTACCGGCTTGGCCAGCCGCGTAGGCGTGGGCAACATCGCCGGCGTGGCGATTGCCATCAAACTCGGCGGACCGGGCGCGGTGTTCTGGATGTGGGTAACCGCCTTAATCGGCATGAGTTCGGCGTTTGTCGAATCTTCACTGGCTCAACTCTTTAAAATCCGGGACTACGACAACCACCACTTCCGCGGCGGCCCTGCCTACTACATCACTCAAGGCCTGGGACAAAAATGGCTGGGCGTTTTATTCGCCCTGAGTCTAATTTTCTGTTTCGGCTTTGTATTTGAAGCCGTACAGACCAATACCATCGCCGATACCACCAAAGCGGCATGGGGCTGGGATCAACACTATGTCGGCGTCGCTCTGGTCATTCTGACTGCCCCGATTATCTTCGGCGGTATCCGCCGCGTATCCAAAGCCGCGGAAATCATCGTCCCGCTGATGGCGGTTTTATATCTCGTCATAGCACTCTTCATCATTGTTACCAATATTTCCCTGATTCCTGAAGTGTTCGGTCAGATTTTTTCCAACGCGTTCAACTTCGATTCGGCTGCAGGCGGTTTCCTCGGCGGTCTGATTTCGACCACCATGATGCAGGGTATCAAACGCGGCCTGTATTCCAATGAAGCGGGTATGGGTTCCGCGCCGAACGCCGCAGCCGCAGCCGAAGTGAAGCACCCCGTCTCCCAAGGCATGATTCAAATGCTGGGCGTTTTCGTCGATACCATCATCGTCTGCTCATGCACCGCCTTTATCATCTTGACCTATCAACAGCCTTACGGAGACCTGAGCGGTGCGGCGCTGACCCAAGCGGCAATCGTCAGCCAGGTAGGCAAATGGGGCGCGGGCTTCCTTGCCGTCATCCTATTTATGTTTGCCTTTTCAACCGTTATCGGCAACTATGCCTATGCCGAGTCCAACGTCCAATTCATCAAGAGCCATTGGCTGGTTACCGCCATTTTCCGTATGCTGGTTTTGGCATGGGTATACTTCGGCGCAGTTGCCAACGTACCCTTGGTATGGGATATGGCAGACATGGCCATGGGCATCATGGCATGGATTAACCTCGTCGCCATCCTACTCCTGTCCCCACTTGCCTTCCTGCTGTTGAAAGACTACACAGCCAAGCTGAAAATGGGCAAAGACCCAGAGTTCAAACTCTCTGAGCACCCAGGCTTGAAACGCAAAATCAAATCCGATATCTGGTAA